One window of Paenibacillus sp. FSL K6-3182 genomic DNA carries:
- a CDS encoding glycoside hydrolase family 18 protein, whose amino-acid sequence MASRKYIVAGYASDSKLPDMTREDLTKLTHLNVAFGHVRNDEIITEHLKNIDVLRRIKHEHPELTILLSVGGWSAGGFSEAASTAEGRSRFADSAVRVLTNFPFDGVDLDWEYPCYGEAGIASSPDDKTNFTLLLKTIREALDEKGASDGKHYLLTIAAGADQYYVDGTEMDQVQQYLDFVQLMTYDMRGGFQILTGHHTNLYTPTGDLFRISTDASVNLFIRAGVPKEKIVIGAAFYTRVWHNVPNRANGLHQMAGSTGGYGPDFTKLAAEYINKNNYVRYWDDEAKAPYLYDGSSFISYDDEQSLHHKCEYVKASELGGVMFWEYSCDETHRLLHAIYEGLKE is encoded by the coding sequence ATGGCAAGTCGAAAATATATTGTGGCGGGTTATGCATCAGATTCGAAGCTTCCAGACATGACGCGGGAAGATTTAACGAAGCTCACCCATTTGAATGTGGCATTTGGCCATGTGCGCAATGATGAAATTATTACAGAGCATTTGAAAAATATTGATGTTCTTCGCAGGATTAAACACGAGCATCCAGAGCTGACTATTCTATTGTCTGTCGGCGGATGGAGCGCAGGCGGGTTTTCTGAAGCTGCATCTACCGCTGAAGGGAGGAGCCGCTTCGCAGATTCGGCGGTTCGTGTATTAACCAATTTTCCATTCGATGGAGTCGATCTCGACTGGGAATATCCTTGTTATGGTGAAGCGGGCATAGCGTCGAGTCCAGATGATAAGACCAATTTTACTCTGCTGCTCAAAACCATCCGCGAAGCTTTGGACGAGAAGGGCGCAAGTGACGGGAAACATTATTTGCTTACGATTGCAGCAGGCGCGGATCAATATTATGTAGACGGTACGGAAATGGATCAAGTCCAGCAATACTTGGATTTTGTTCAGCTGATGACCTACGATATGCGCGGTGGATTTCAAATTTTAACGGGGCATCATACGAATCTGTATACTCCAACCGGAGATTTATTCCGCATCAGTACGGATGCATCCGTTAATTTGTTCATCCGAGCAGGCGTGCCGAAGGAGAAGATTGTGATAGGCGCGGCGTTTTATACTCGGGTTTGGCATAACGTTCCTAATCGCGCCAATGGGCTTCATCAAATGGCGGGCAGCACAGGCGGATATGGACCGGATTTCACCAAGCTTGCAGCGGAATACATCAATAAAAACAATTATGTTCGATATTGGGACGACGAAGCGAAGGCGCCATACCTCTACGACGGAAGCAGCTTTATCTCTTACGACGACGAACAATCGCTGCATCATAAATGTGAGTATGTGAAAGCAAGTGAGCTTGGCGGCGTAATGTTCTGGGAATACAGCTGCGATGAAACGCACCGTTTGCTCCACGCGATATATGAAGGGCTTAAGGAGTAG
- a CDS encoding DNA ligase: MNTMSLLPLPKVPMAPVTSPDIPTGSEWGYQIKWDGVRTLARLDGSGGVELFSKRVEPRNTTFPEIVALLSPLRVGPCILDGEIVYFDGTRPNFQRSRLGIQKRSGKDDLLFVMFDMLNDNGEDLRSLPFRDRYSRLAAKFPEKSPRLFVTDLFDDGQSLWEWLIEREWEGLISKRLDSPYSEGKGHKDWFKKRKEVRIVADVVGVKLRDGLVSSLVLQYENKYIGHVSGLDNASKKLLLQFMHDHPGDCPFPSLSQGMKKSDVVWLAVHFPCRVTALEFTDTGLLRQPKLLGFGAGDGEV; the protein is encoded by the coding sequence ATGAACACGATGTCTTTGCTTCCTCTGCCGAAGGTGCCCATGGCGCCAGTTACTTCACCCGATATCCCTACTGGCTCGGAGTGGGGATATCAAATCAAATGGGATGGCGTTCGAACGCTCGCTCGATTAGATGGCAGCGGCGGTGTTGAACTATTTTCCAAACGAGTAGAGCCGCGAAATACCACATTCCCTGAAATTGTAGCTCTCTTGTCGCCGCTGCGTGTTGGGCCTTGCATCCTTGATGGTGAAATCGTCTATTTTGACGGCACTCGTCCAAACTTTCAGCGCAGCCGCCTAGGCATACAGAAAAGGTCAGGCAAAGATGATCTCTTATTCGTCATGTTTGATATGCTCAATGATAACGGTGAAGATTTGCGCAGCCTTCCCTTCCGTGATCGTTACAGCAGGCTTGCTGCCAAGTTTCCTGAAAAATCGCCGCGCTTGTTCGTCACCGACTTGTTTGATGATGGTCAGTCCTTATGGGAATGGCTTATCGAGCGGGAGTGGGAAGGGCTCATATCGAAGCGTCTGGATAGTCCTTACAGCGAGGGCAAAGGCCATAAAGATTGGTTCAAGAAACGGAAGGAAGTACGAATCGTCGCGGACGTTGTTGGGGTGAAATTAAGGGATGGCCTCGTGTCGAGCCTCGTGCTGCAATATGAGAATAAATATATTGGGCATGTCTCTGGACTAGATAACGCCTCCAAAAAATTGCTGCTCCAGTTCATGCATGACCACCCGGGAGATTGCCCCTTCCCGTCGCTTTCGCAAGGCATGAAGAAATCCGACGTAGTCTGGCTTGCCGTACATTTCCCATGCAGGGTGACCGCACTCGAGTTTACGGATACGGGCCTGCTTCGCCAGCCGAAATTGCTAGGTTTTGGTGCGGGAGACGGCGAGGTTTAG
- a CDS encoding Ku protein, which produces MHTVWKGAISFGLVHVPVKMFTATEDKDIHFRQIHKVCGMPISYVKTCPHCDEAVKPEDIAKGFEYEKDKFVLFNEEELEALKPESARVIQILDFVDLTDIDPLYYQKAYYLSPDMSGAGAYTLLLEAIKQTGKIGIAKISIRSKSSLAAIRVVGNCLCMETMHYPDEIRPLAEVPNLPGLANVNEKELQMAKQLIEQLSEPFHPEKYTDDYRAAMLEAIQHKMAGESVDMVSAPAIGRTNVIDLMAALQASLEAAKTPPAAPKKRKSTTRKTKDAG; this is translated from the coding sequence ATGCATACAGTTTGGAAAGGTGCGATTAGCTTTGGGTTGGTTCATGTGCCTGTAAAAATGTTTACAGCAACAGAAGATAAGGATATTCATTTCCGCCAAATACATAAGGTTTGCGGCATGCCTATTTCCTATGTGAAGACCTGTCCTCACTGCGATGAAGCCGTTAAACCAGAGGATATCGCTAAAGGTTTTGAATACGAGAAGGACAAGTTTGTCCTCTTTAATGAAGAGGAGCTTGAAGCGCTAAAGCCTGAATCTGCACGGGTTATTCAAATTCTCGACTTTGTCGATTTAACGGATATCGATCCTCTCTATTATCAAAAAGCTTATTACCTCTCGCCCGACATGTCAGGGGCTGGAGCTTATACACTGCTGCTTGAAGCGATCAAGCAAACAGGTAAAATCGGCATCGCCAAAATATCGATCCGCAGCAAAAGCAGCTTGGCGGCGATTCGCGTTGTCGGAAACTGCTTATGCATGGAGACGATGCATTATCCAGATGAAATTCGGCCGCTAGCAGAAGTGCCTAACCTGCCTGGGCTTGCTAATGTCAATGAAAAGGAACTGCAAATGGCAAAACAGCTCATTGAGCAGCTGTCTGAACCGTTTCATCCTGAAAAATATACCGATGATTACCGGGCTGCCATGCTTGAAGCTATTCAGCATAAAATGGCGGGCGAAAGCGTTGATATGGTTTCGGCTCCGGCTATTGGTCGGACGAATGTCATTGACTTGATGGCTGCGCTGCAAGCTTCCCTCGAAGCAGCCAAAACACCGCCTGCTGCTCCAAAGAAAAGGAAGAGCACCACTAGAAAAACGAAGGATGCCGGATAA